A portion of the Bacillota bacterium genome contains these proteins:
- the gltX gene encoding glutamate--tRNA ligase, whose amino-acid sequence MNTVRTRFAPSPTGYMHIGNLRTALYAYLIAKKDKGQFLLRIEDTDQERYVEGATEVIYKTLKETGLIHDEGPDIGGPVGPYIQSERRGIYKQYAEKLIELGGAYYCFCDKERLDELRLVHEASHVPHKYDGHCSRLSKEEIAEKLASGIPYVIRQKIPEGTTSFEDAVYGKITVDNSTLDDNILLKSDGLPTYNFANVIDDHLMGITHVVRGSEYLSSTPKYNLLYNAFKWEVPVYIHCPPVMKDATNKLSKRNGDASYQDLIAKGFLTEAVLNYIALLGWSPGGENEIFTLPELIEAFDISGISKSPAIFDINKLEWLNGEYVRRLSAEDFFELAKPYIDQVVKGDFDKQAIAVLLQQRCQKLSDIPEQIDFFDTMPEYSSELYVHKKMKTDEVNSLEALKEILPVLEAVEIWDFDHLHEALSALVTRLETKNGKILWPLRVAVSGKAFTPGGGVELSAILGREETLKRVKMGIEKLSK is encoded by the coding sequence ATGAATACTGTTAGAACAAGATTTGCACCTAGCCCGACTGGTTATATGCATATCGGCAATTTAAGAACTGCCCTTTATGCATACCTCATCGCAAAGAAAGACAAAGGTCAGTTTTTGCTTAGAATCGAGGATACCGATCAGGAGCGTTATGTTGAAGGTGCAACAGAGGTTATATATAAAACATTAAAGGAAACCGGTCTTATACACGATGAGGGTCCGGATATTGGCGGCCCTGTAGGACCGTATATCCAGAGTGAACGCCGAGGTATATATAAACAATATGCTGAGAAGCTTATTGAACTAGGTGGGGCATATTACTGCTTTTGTGATAAGGAGCGTCTTGATGAACTGCGTCTTGTTCATGAAGCAAGCCATGTGCCGCACAAATACGACGGTCATTGTTCGAGGCTATCAAAAGAAGAAATAGCCGAGAAACTTGCAAGCGGCATTCCATATGTTATTAGACAAAAGATCCCTGAGGGAACAACTTCTTTTGAGGATGCTGTGTATGGAAAAATCACTGTTGACAACAGTACCCTTGATGACAATATTTTATTGAAGTCAGACGGACTTCCAACATACAATTTTGCAAATGTAATAGATGATCATCTAATGGGTATAACGCATGTCGTCAGAGGATCTGAATATTTATCTTCAACCCCAAAGTATAATCTTTTATATAACGCGTTTAAGTGGGAAGTCCCAGTGTATATTCACTGCCCGCCGGTTATGAAGGATGCGACCAACAAACTGTCAAAGCGCAACGGCGATGCTTCATACCAGGATCTTATTGCAAAAGGATTTCTTACAGAAGCTGTTTTGAACTATATTGCGCTTTTAGGCTGGAGCCCCGGCGGAGAAAATGAAATATTTACATTGCCAGAGCTCATTGAGGCTTTTGATATTTCTGGCATATCCAAATCACCGGCAATATTTGATATAAATAAGCTTGAGTGGCTGAACGGTGAATATGTCCGCAGACTTTCTGCGGAAGATTTTTTTGAGCTTGCGAAACCTTATATAGATCAGGTCGTTAAAGGTGATTTCGATAAGCAGGCTATTGCTGTGCTGTTGCAGCAGAGATGCCAAAAGCTTTCTGATATTCCCGAGCAGATTGACTTTTTTGATACCATGCCTGAATATTCATCTGAGTTATATGTTCATAAAAAGATGAAGACTGATGAAGTAAATTCACTTGAGGCATTAAAAGAGATATTACCTGTTCTTGAAGCTGTAGAAATCTGGGATTTTGACCATCTTCACGAAGCCTTGAGCGCACTTGTAACAAGGCTTGAAACTAAAAATGGCAAGATTTTATGGCCTTTACGTGTGGCAGTATCCGGCAAAGCATTCACACCTGGAGGAGGAGTTGAACTATCAGCAATCCTGGGGCGTGAAGAAACGCTTAAACGTGTTAAAATGGGTATTGAAAAACTGTCCAAATAA
- a CDS encoding germination protein YpeB, with the protein MFNLMKFTRRKLIRIISVCVAVVVVTAGFSVNQFMVSRSYRNQIKAGYQRSLFDLNSYISQIGTTLEKNMIASSPAQMVKLSSDIWRLSGAAKASLAELPLSAYNIEKLQKYLSQVGDYVYTLSQKAVSGTGISKEEYTNMEYLYQYNKELSDELQDMSYDYFNDQSDFAEVISSKKTLLDFFTRRKLPDMGANLSGSLDRIKEYPELNYEGLFSSHQEKVPPIFLQNANNVTIAEARHSAAVFLQCNDSDLKDAGETLGKIQTYNFSIDNKTVTVSKQGGYVITLLAEKVGTDQKISKEDAIAKAQALLNRIGLANMINTYNQVSGAEITMNFVYYNNNIVYYNDLVQVQVCMETGNICGYDSRGYMSNHDVNRTFSANGINTGDLLKKLSDGLTPVKYRFAVIPNDAKVEVLTLEVMCEDKNKNQFLVFLNTTSGKEERISMLNSNDQGDILT; encoded by the coding sequence ATGTTTAATTTGATGAAATTCACCAGACGGAAATTGATCCGTATAATAAGTGTTTGCGTTGCCGTTGTGGTAGTAACCGCAGGTTTTTCTGTAAATCAATTTATGGTCAGCAGGTCGTATAGGAATCAAATAAAAGCTGGCTATCAGCGTTCTCTATTTGATTTAAACAGCTACATTTCACAGATTGGGACTACGCTTGAAAAGAATATGATCGCATCATCGCCTGCTCAGATGGTGAAACTGTCATCTGATATATGGCGCTTGTCAGGTGCCGCAAAGGCAAGTCTTGCCGAATTGCCTTTGTCTGCCTATAATATTGAGAAACTTCAAAAATACTTGTCTCAAGTTGGCGATTATGTTTATACTCTCTCGCAAAAGGCTGTGTCCGGAACTGGGATATCAAAAGAAGAGTATACAAATATGGAGTATCTCTATCAATACAATAAGGAACTGTCAGACGAGCTTCAGGATATGAGCTATGATTATTTTAACGATCAGTCTGACTTTGCAGAAGTAATTTCCTCGAAAAAGACGCTGCTCGACTTTTTCACGAGACGCAAATTACCGGATATGGGCGCTAATCTATCGGGGTCTCTTGACAGGATAAAAGAATATCCTGAACTTAATTATGAAGGACTATTTTCATCTCATCAGGAAAAAGTGCCGCCGATATTTTTACAAAATGCTAATAATGTAACTATTGCCGAAGCGAGACATTCCGCGGCGGTATTCCTGCAATGCAATGACTCAGACCTAAAAGACGCCGGCGAAACACTTGGAAAAATACAGACTTACAATTTCTCTATTGACAACAAGACAGTAACTGTCAGTAAACAGGGCGGATATGTAATAACACTTTTAGCAGAAAAAGTTGGCACCGATCAAAAGATAAGCAAGGAAGACGCAATAGCAAAAGCGCAGGCGCTGCTAAACAGGATTGGACTTGCCAATATGATAAATACCTACAACCAAGTTTCTGGCGCAGAAATCACAATGAACTTTGTTTACTATAATAACAATATTGTGTATTACAATGATCTTGTTCAAGTACAAGTCTGTATGGAAACTGGTAATATATGCGGTTATGACAGCAGAGGGTATATGTCAAACCATGATGTAAACCGGACATTTTCGGCAAATGGCATCAACACCGGTGACCTGCTTAAAAAGCTTTCCGATGGACTAACACCTGTAAAATATCGTTTTGCAGTTATTCCCAATGACGCAAAGGTTGAAGTTTTAACGCTTGAGGTAATGTGTGAGGATAAGAATAAAAATCAATTCTTAGTATTTTTAAATACCACAAGCGGAAAAGAAGAACGTATCAGTATGTTGAACAGTAATGATCAAGGTGACATTCTGACGTAA